The Dermacentor albipictus isolate Rhodes 1998 colony chromosome 2, USDA_Dalb.pri_finalv2, whole genome shotgun sequence genome has a segment encoding these proteins:
- the LOC139055720 gene encoding uncharacterized protein: MPYTVEGSDITAAELSDGTWTAFEMQHRYRRPSPPEQQPAGAQTPATTLSAPNARQRGRPPPPTRKRPLPRLPSDDLKIVLRPQGTLNLHTVGPARLAVAIYAAANVDQRLAVTADQVRMHPTNNTVTVSTPDSARAVSYAKVRAITIDTTEVPVAAYAPAPDNSVRGILYGAYSYESDAEIFAELRARNPDIPIVAARRMGQTRHFVVTFANTKLPRYMRYLGFTFEVFPYKGRPEACFNCRKLGHRTDVCPQPRQPICRRCGVAHEPQPVGQPPTCQATCIVCKGPHPTGSRSCKYRFVPTSRAKSSKSSTDTETDPGTLSRGHQSRSRSRDRQQRPPGNDAFPPLRSSGSSHNSPSRSPSRSRDSRATSQVGPDTKSTKQVAWKSPPPATSQLPDPQVTSTPLLPSRLESSVG, from the exons ATGCCTTACACCGTAGAAGGCTCCGATATCACCGCCGCGGAGTTATCCGACGGCACATGGACGGCGTTCGAGATGCAACACCGCTACCGACGCCCATCTCCGCCTGAACAGCAACCTGCCGGAGCCCAGACGCCGGCCACGACGCTGTCTGCCCCGAATGCGCGTCAACGCGGCCGCCCTCCACCGCCGACCAGAAAGCGCCCGCTTCCCCGCCTGCCCTCGGACGACCTCAAGATAGTCCTTCGCCCGCAGGGCACACTCAACCTCCACACCGTCGGCCCCGCCcggctggctgttgccatttacgCAGCAGCCAACGTCGACCAACGCCTGGCAGTTACTGCCGACCAGGTTAGAATGCACCCCACTaacaacacagtgacagtgagcacgcctgacagtgctcgtgcagtgtcttacgccaaggtccgcgccatcaccatcgacaccacagaagtccctgttgccgcctacgccccagccCCAGACAACTCCGTGCGAGGGATTCTGTACGGGGCTTACAGCTATGAAAGCGACGCCGAAATCTTCGCCGAGCTTCGGGCTCGCAATCCCGACATCCCTATCGTTGCTGCGCGGCGTATGGGCCAGACACGACACTTTGTCGTCACGTTTGCCAACACCAAGCTGCCCCGATACATGCGGTATTTGGGCTTCACTTTCGAGGTCTTCCCTTACAAGGGGCGCCCGGAGGCTTGTTTCAACTGTCGCAAGCTAGGTCACAGAAcagatgtgtgcccacaaccgcgccaacccatttgccgccgctgcggtgtggcccacgaacctcaaccagtcggccaaccacccacttgtcaagccacgtgcatcgtatgcaaaggcccacatcccaccggcagtagaagctgtaaataccgtttcgtgccaaccagccgagctaaatcttccaaatcctccacggacactgaaactgaccccggcaccttgtcacgtggccatcagtctcgctctcggagccgcgaccgccaacaacgacccccaggaaatgacgctttcccaccactgcgaagcagcggctccagtcacaacagccctagccgctccccatcgcgctctcgggactcccgggcaacctcccaggtcgggccggataccaagtccaccaaacaggtcgcgtggaagagccctccaccagccacaagccaactgcccgacccccag gtgacatccaccccactgctcccctcccgactggagtcttcagtcggctag